One window of the Novipirellula caenicola genome contains the following:
- a CDS encoding site-2 protease family protein: MFIDLLAQFLPLAATDEAGVLTFLATQVWQWGLVALGIGLVIFVHELGHFVAAKSFGVKCEKFYVGFDVPIQIGPIKFPRTLGKFQYGETEYGIGIIPLGGYVKMLGQDDDPRKAEEEAKRIRMKQDAAEADDESDDAAPEKLDPRSFPAKAVWQRMIIISAGVVMNLITGVLFAAIAYGYGVTYNPSIIGGVTPGGPAWQAGIEPGGQVVSVGGLTDDQMHFREMRMAILTEGLDNPEKPISLAIRYDEGVRKYNLKTASHPENADVRMIGIVSPTSLEFSSKTVAMPGSIAATVLSDEDAGAKIVAYDGKKVNNDLIVPSTPFFNYLYSNPTKTISLTLERVDGSTHQVDLPPQQAKMLGARWAISPITGLVDEGVAAKAGVQIGDVITAINGDTEIDAYKLPLELISAKEPITMTLQRGEGEEARTIEVELTPQDALQTHAPDSQISGEIAINRFGFSFRPLPTVASVLPNLLADDAANSELELQPGDEIQEIRLITPDSELLSPLPNPEFEPLVAQLREGWEKDGPTPWGSLIETIQYLPEGTQLQVLATRSPKGRVIETQVTVQQDDRVWFERGLGLTASESIQRATSVTDALSLGLREAERRLRDVFRFLRMATQGRVKMRHVGGPLAIMDLAKQEAERGISPQLLFLTMLSMNLAILNFLPIPALDGGHMMFLIAEAIRGKKLNEQLEMRLTMAGVLMILLLMVVVFANDILRLL; this comes from the coding sequence ATGTTTATCGATTTACTTGCCCAATTTTTGCCGTTGGCTGCCACCGACGAAGCTGGCGTACTTACTTTCTTGGCGACCCAAGTGTGGCAATGGGGCTTGGTCGCGTTGGGCATTGGGTTAGTGATTTTCGTTCACGAACTCGGGCACTTCGTCGCTGCCAAATCATTTGGCGTGAAATGCGAAAAGTTCTACGTCGGATTTGATGTTCCCATCCAGATCGGCCCGATCAAATTTCCACGCACGCTTGGCAAATTTCAATACGGCGAAACCGAATACGGGATCGGCATCATCCCGCTGGGCGGTTACGTCAAAATGCTTGGCCAGGACGACGATCCTCGCAAAGCCGAAGAAGAAGCAAAGCGGATTCGAATGAAACAGGACGCCGCCGAAGCGGACGACGAAAGTGACGACGCGGCTCCTGAAAAGCTCGATCCACGCAGCTTCCCCGCCAAAGCGGTTTGGCAACGGATGATCATCATCAGCGCCGGCGTCGTGATGAATTTGATCACTGGCGTCCTGTTTGCCGCGATCGCCTACGGCTACGGCGTGACGTACAACCCGTCGATCATCGGCGGCGTGACCCCTGGCGGTCCGGCGTGGCAGGCAGGCATCGAACCGGGCGGGCAAGTCGTGTCGGTCGGCGGTTTGACCGACGACCAAATGCATTTCCGTGAAATGCGAATGGCGATTTTGACCGAGGGGCTGGACAACCCCGAAAAGCCCATCAGCTTGGCCATTCGCTATGACGAGGGAGTTCGCAAATACAACCTAAAAACGGCTTCTCACCCCGAAAACGCCGATGTGCGAATGATCGGGATCGTCAGCCCCACCTCGCTTGAATTCAGTTCGAAAACCGTCGCGATGCCTGGCAGTATCGCAGCCACGGTGCTGAGCGACGAAGATGCGGGGGCGAAAATCGTTGCCTATGACGGAAAGAAGGTCAACAACGACTTGATCGTCCCCTCGACGCCGTTCTTCAACTACCTGTACTCCAACCCCACCAAAACGATCTCGCTAACGCTCGAGCGAGTCGATGGCAGCACGCACCAAGTCGATTTGCCACCGCAACAAGCCAAAATGCTCGGTGCCCGATGGGCCATCAGCCCGATCACCGGATTGGTCGACGAAGGGGTGGCCGCAAAGGCAGGGGTCCAAATTGGCGATGTGATCACCGCAATCAACGGCGACACCGAGATCGATGCCTACAAATTACCGCTGGAACTGATCTCGGCCAAAGAACCGATCACGATGACGCTGCAGCGTGGCGAAGGCGAGGAAGCGCGGACGATCGAGGTCGAGTTGACGCCGCAAGACGCGCTGCAAACGCACGCTCCCGATTCGCAAATTTCCGGCGAAATCGCGATCAATCGCTTTGGATTCTCTTTCCGCCCGCTGCCGACGGTGGCCAGCGTGCTGCCGAATTTGCTGGCCGACGACGCGGCAAATTCCGAGCTTGAGTTGCAGCCCGGCGACGAAATTCAAGAGATTCGCTTGATCACTCCCGACAGCGAATTGCTGTCACCGCTACCGAATCCAGAATTCGAACCCTTGGTCGCTCAGTTGCGTGAAGGCTGGGAAAAGGACGGCCCGACCCCATGGGGTTCGCTGATCGAAACGATTCAGTACCTGCCCGAAGGCACCCAACTGCAGGTGCTCGCGACGCGATCTCCCAAAGGACGCGTGATTGAAACGCAGGTCACCGTGCAGCAAGACGACCGGGTTTGGTTCGAACGCGGACTTGGACTGACCGCCAGCGAATCCATTCAACGAGCCACTTCGGTGACGGACGCGCTGTCACTCGGGCTCCGCGAAGCCGAACGACGCTTGCGAGACGTGTTCCGCTTTTTGCGAATGGCCACGCAAGGTCGCGTGAAGATGCGTCACGTCGGCGGGCCATTGGCGATCATGGATTTGGCAAAACAGGAAGCCGAGCGAGGCATCTCGCCTCAATTGCTGTTCTTGACGATGCTTAGCATGAACCTAGCCATCTTAAACTTCCTGCCGATTCCCGCACTTGATGGGGGGCACATGATGTTCTTGATCGCCGAAGCCATTCGAGGCAAAAAGCTGAATGAACAGCTCGAGATGCGGCTAACGATGGCAGGCGTCTTGATGATCCTGCTATTGATGGTGGTGGTGTTCGCCAACGACATCCTGCGTCTGCTGTGA
- a CDS encoding 50S ribosomal protein L25, with translation MTDVLQVEKRERTGSAATRRLRQSGRIPAVLYGHGEATESLSVPSDEVKALLRHHGKTVELAGAIKETAMVCAMQWDPLGIEVLHLDLMRVNLSEKVEVTVSIHVHGDPAGVREGGILLENHHEVEIRCSAGDIPEHVGLNVSDLHLGQSLTAGDLELPEGVELVTPADTVVAHIEEPRAAKAESDSDEAATEPDVIAKGGPKDEED, from the coding sequence ATGACAGACGTATTGCAGGTCGAGAAGCGTGAGCGAACAGGCTCCGCTGCCACTCGGCGTTTGCGTCAGAGCGGTCGAATCCCCGCTGTATTGTACGGACACGGCGAAGCGACTGAGTCGCTTTCGGTCCCATCGGACGAAGTCAAAGCCCTCTTGCGCCATCACGGCAAGACGGTCGAGCTCGCCGGTGCAATCAAAGAAACCGCGATGGTTTGCGCGATGCAGTGGGATCCCTTGGGGATCGAAGTACTGCACCTCGACTTGATGCGGGTCAATTTGTCCGAAAAAGTGGAAGTGACCGTTTCCATCCATGTCCACGGCGATCCTGCGGGCGTTCGCGAAGGCGGCATCCTGTTGGAAAACCATCACGAAGTTGAAATCCGTTGCTCGGCTGGCGACATTCCTGAGCACGTCGGGTTGAACGTTTCGGATCTTCACCTTGGTCAATCGTTGACTGCAGGCGACTTGGAACTGCCCGAAGGCGTGGAACTCGTCACCCCTGCCGACACCGTGGTCGCTCACATCGAAGAACCGCGTGCGGCGAAGGCCGAAAGCGACTCGGATGAAGCGGCCACCGAGCCTGACGTGATTGCCAAGGGCGGACCGAAGGACGAGGAAGACTAG
- a CDS encoding class I SAM-dependent methyltransferase — MSIRDSIQDEQIAAYEAAIEELASSTPAGSDAKVAKRLRHQFGSDAFYELIAIARLQRKARQKLGEGIWWATDRALQQATAWQVAKLKSSWFGNHLVYDLCCGIGGDALELARRRAPHGGVVAVDMDPVIQPYTAANLRKAMPEDPGTATMIETACEDVLNIEIPAEAAIHIDPDRRADGKRTTRPDDYQPSLPQILPRIEAAPAAIIKLAPAAKIDLGASTHRAWISLSGSVREQSLVFGDALQRAELHSGSVSAFAVRSDGSYSRFDAGDTPAGELDSVRVASAKTPGRWIIDPDAAVRAAGLTEFFARTYGLKTLGGPTGFLTHEGDIDDASLEKIQAIASVGKVIWSGSCDERKLRRELRQRNHYADRIKVRGSGHDPAVLRKRLRPCGETPIGLWIGRAEKGVFAAMTH, encoded by the coding sequence ATGTCGATACGAGACAGCATTCAAGACGAGCAGATCGCCGCTTACGAAGCGGCGATCGAAGAACTCGCGTCATCAACGCCCGCCGGCTCGGACGCCAAGGTCGCAAAACGGCTGCGGCATCAATTTGGCAGCGATGCATTCTATGAATTGATTGCGATTGCCCGATTGCAGCGTAAAGCTCGACAAAAATTGGGTGAGGGTATTTGGTGGGCCACCGACCGTGCGTTGCAGCAAGCCACCGCGTGGCAGGTCGCAAAGCTGAAATCGAGCTGGTTCGGCAATCATTTGGTCTACGATCTGTGCTGCGGTATCGGGGGTGACGCATTGGAACTAGCCCGCCGCCGTGCGCCTCATGGCGGCGTGGTCGCGGTCGACATGGATCCGGTGATCCAGCCGTACACGGCGGCGAATCTTCGCAAAGCGATGCCTGAGGATCCTGGCACGGCGACCATGATCGAGACGGCATGCGAAGACGTGCTAAACATCGAAATTCCTGCGGAGGCCGCGATCCATATTGATCCCGATCGACGTGCCGACGGCAAACGCACCACTCGCCCGGACGACTACCAACCCTCGCTGCCACAGATTTTGCCACGGATCGAAGCGGCTCCGGCTGCCATCATCAAATTGGCACCGGCAGCCAAGATCGACCTTGGTGCATCCACGCATCGAGCCTGGATTTCGCTCTCGGGCAGCGTCCGAGAACAATCGCTTGTCTTTGGGGATGCCCTGCAGCGAGCCGAACTGCACTCTGGTTCGGTTTCCGCCTTTGCGGTTCGCAGCGATGGAAGCTACTCGCGATTTGACGCGGGCGACACACCGGCGGGCGAACTTGATTCGGTCCGCGTCGCTTCGGCCAAAACGCCGGGTCGGTGGATCATTGATCCTGACGCAGCGGTTCGCGCGGCGGGGCTGACCGAGTTCTTTGCTCGCACCTACGGGCTGAAAACGCTGGGTGGTCCCACTGGATTTTTGACCCACGAGGGTGATATCGATGATGCAAGTTTGGAAAAAATCCAAGCAATCGCGTCGGTTGGCAAAGTCATTTGGTCGGGAAGCTGTGATGAACGAAAACTTCGCCGCGAATTGCGTCAGCGAAACCACTATGCCGATCGGATCAAGGTACGCGGCAGCGGGCACGACCCCGCCGTGCTTCGCAAACGGCTGCGTCCGTGTGGCGAAACCCCGATCGGATTATGGATTGGCAGGGCAGAAAAGGGCGTTTTCGCGGCAATGACGCATTAG
- a CDS encoding vWA domain-containing protein — MFHQVRSLWGLAVIASALLLAAPVASAGQVGLDVGVSSPTMQAGEKSTNYIRIALSGAALLQSDKRPPVNVAIVIDTSGSMSGEKIVQARNAAIAAINRLHDSDIVSVVLYNSSTEVLVPATKATDRKSIVAKIRGIRAGGNTALFAGVSKGAAEVRKFLGSDSVNRVILLSDGIANVGPKSPRELERLGASLVKEGISVSTLGLGLGYNEDLMSKLATAGSGNHIFVESADDLIAVFNSEFKDLMSVVACDFEIVATVASGVRPVRVLGTQADIVGNTIHIPLAQLYSRQERYFVLEVEVDAGEAGQSRPLVDVSVKYQNMTSETMDKLTSSIAVRFSDESAEVQRDRDLETYAYCAVQIANENNIRATALRDAGQIDDAKELLNHNAKMLLQCATECKTNNVDFVVPELQKNIEVNRYQAENVDNNRDWARNRKVMRGYQNEVQAQQSYPIEVPKK; from the coding sequence ATGTTCCATCAAGTTCGCAGTCTTTGGGGGCTGGCCGTCATCGCATCGGCCCTTCTTTTGGCGGCCCCGGTGGCTTCCGCGGGGCAGGTTGGATTGGATGTCGGTGTGTCCAGTCCGACGATGCAAGCGGGCGAGAAATCGACCAACTATATCCGCATCGCCCTCAGTGGTGCCGCACTACTGCAATCCGACAAACGGCCTCCGGTCAATGTCGCCATCGTGATCGATACCAGCGGGTCGATGAGCGGCGAAAAGATTGTGCAGGCTCGCAATGCTGCAATCGCCGCGATCAATCGGCTGCACGACTCGGATATCGTGTCGGTCGTCCTGTACAACTCGTCAACCGAAGTGTTGGTGCCAGCGACCAAGGCAACCGATCGAAAATCGATCGTTGCCAAAATCCGCGGAATCCGTGCCGGAGGCAATACGGCGTTGTTCGCGGGCGTCAGCAAAGGGGCCGCCGAAGTTCGCAAGTTCCTCGGGTCCGATTCGGTCAATCGTGTGATTTTGCTTTCCGATGGGATCGCCAACGTTGGCCCCAAGAGCCCGCGTGAATTGGAACGGCTCGGCGCGTCGCTCGTCAAAGAAGGGATCAGCGTTAGCACGCTAGGGCTGGGGCTGGGGTACAACGAAGACTTGATGAGCAAATTGGCCACCGCCGGAAGCGGCAACCATATTTTTGTCGAATCGGCCGACGATCTGATTGCGGTCTTCAACAGCGAGTTCAAAGATCTGATGAGTGTCGTCGCATGCGACTTCGAGATCGTCGCCACGGTGGCTTCGGGCGTTCGTCCGGTACGCGTCTTGGGCACGCAAGCTGATATCGTTGGCAATACCATTCACATTCCGCTGGCTCAATTGTATTCGCGGCAAGAGCGTTACTTTGTTTTGGAAGTCGAAGTGGATGCGGGCGAAGCGGGCCAATCACGTCCGCTGGTTGATGTATCGGTGAAGTATCAAAACATGACCTCCGAAACGATGGACAAACTAACCAGCAGTATCGCCGTGCGTTTCAGTGACGAGAGTGCCGAAGTCCAGCGAGATCGCGATCTGGAAACGTATGCTTATTGTGCGGTTCAGATCGCCAATGAAAACAACATCCGAGCAACAGCGCTGCGTGATGCCGGGCAGATCGATGATGCAAAGGAACTGCTTAACCATAACGCAAAGATGCTGCTGCAGTGTGCAACGGAATGTAAAACCAACAACGTCGATTTCGTCGTCCCCGAACTCCAAAAGAATATCGAAGTAAATCGATACCAAGCGGAAAACGTCGATAACAATCGCGACTGGGCACGGAACCGCAAAGTCATGCGGGGATACCAGAACGAAGTTCAAGCCCAGCAATCCTATCCGATCGAAGTGCCGAAGAAGTAG
- the dxr gene encoding 1-deoxy-D-xylulose-5-phosphate reductoisomerase gives MDKQDTSGSPSLPTVNVAVLGATGSIGTATIDVLHHLDRIDETKTWNLWAASGHRNVQLLGELAGQFKCPPHQIVLSDPKSATEFAAGSTLANTQIKTGAEALVEIASAPEVDVVVAAIVGRAGLESTLAAIESGKRVALANKETLVVAGSLVQATLSNMASSGSRAEVLPVDSEHSAIFQCLGDKERGSASENTCKPRKLILTASGGPFRNASIRQMQDATPELALNHPTWDMGPKITIDSATMMNKALEVIEARWLFDIPAESIEVVVHPQSIIHSMVEFEDGSVMAQMSPPDMRLPIQYALTYPRRLACETPALDRTRQWDLTLQPVDRERFPALELGFEVARVGGTAGSVVNAANEEAVGLFLEGKIRFTDIVPACRRALEHHHFEPQPSLTRLLELDRWARAEVRKQYAT, from the coding sequence TTGGACAAACAGGACACCTCTGGATCGCCTTCACTGCCGACCGTCAATGTGGCGGTCCTTGGTGCGACCGGCAGCATTGGCACCGCAACGATCGACGTTTTGCATCATTTGGACCGGATCGACGAAACCAAGACGTGGAACTTGTGGGCTGCCTCGGGACACCGCAACGTCCAACTGTTGGGTGAGTTAGCGGGACAGTTCAAATGCCCCCCCCACCAGATCGTGCTGTCGGATCCCAAATCCGCCACCGAATTTGCAGCGGGCTCGACGCTTGCCAACACTCAAATCAAAACCGGAGCCGAGGCGCTCGTCGAAATCGCCTCGGCCCCCGAAGTCGATGTTGTCGTGGCCGCGATTGTCGGTCGCGCTGGGCTGGAAAGCACTTTGGCGGCGATCGAAAGCGGCAAACGGGTTGCGCTGGCGAACAAAGAAACGTTGGTCGTTGCTGGTTCGCTTGTGCAAGCGACGTTGAGCAACATGGCATCAAGTGGATCGCGAGCGGAGGTGTTGCCGGTCGACAGCGAACATTCTGCGATTTTTCAGTGCCTGGGAGACAAAGAACGCGGTTCCGCCAGCGAAAACACTTGCAAGCCTCGCAAATTGATCCTGACGGCAAGCGGCGGCCCGTTTCGCAATGCATCGATCCGACAGATGCAGGACGCCACGCCCGAATTGGCACTGAACCATCCAACTTGGGATATGGGCCCTAAAATTACGATCGATTCGGCAACGATGATGAACAAGGCGCTCGAGGTCATCGAGGCGCGTTGGCTGTTCGATATCCCCGCAGAATCGATCGAAGTGGTGGTCCATCCTCAATCGATCATCCATTCGATGGTGGAATTCGAAGATGGATCGGTGATGGCACAAATGAGTCCCCCGGACATGCGGCTGCCAATTCAATATGCGTTGACCTACCCCCGCCGCTTGGCGTGCGAGACGCCGGCGCTGGACCGCACGCGACAATGGGATCTGACGCTGCAGCCGGTGGACCGCGAACGATTTCCGGCATTGGAACTTGGTTTCGAGGTCGCCCGCGTCGGAGGAACCGCCGGTTCGGTGGTCAACGCCGCCAACGAAGAAGCGGTCGGTCTGTTCCTGGAAGGAAAAATTCGCTTTACTGACATCGTGCCCGCGTGCCGCCGGGCTTTGGAACACCATCATTTCGAGCCGCAACCGTCGTTAACTCGGCTGTTGGAACTGGATCGATGGGCTCGTGCCGAAGTCCGCAAACAATATGCAACCTAA
- the ftsH gene encoding ATP-dependent zinc metalloprotease FtsH produces the protein MTDDKRKKSSSNEPRSGGNMWLVLAAIVSAVLLSTFLFSNNSHRLRYPDLLVLLQKEAEARKSESSAAAAGETSEKSDSQSAAANSSDADTSDAEPSDTDPAAAEPSAADVARASDDGQSESSTADPRTLVVSSINDPTKKVEYSRPQYIKVSEEKITGTVMYRPLGTKPAVKPEAIQFETIHASGNETEDRRLAELLTASGVIWDNDRPSRFFEQHWPELLMIGVLVMLGIMMLRRIGGVGSPMSFSRSRGKLYGQEELPLTFADVAGIEEAVDEVREVVDFLKNSDKYQSLGGRIPKGVLLVGPPGTGKTLLAKAIAGEAGVPFFSLSGSDFVEMFVGVGAARVRDMFQQATSRAPCIIFIDELDALGKSRSGSVVGGHDEREQTLNALLVEMDGFDSNSGVIIVAATNRPETLDPALLRPGRFDRHVLVDRPDVAGREEILKVHVKNVRLDEKVELRDIASITPGFVGADLANLVNEAALLAARAEKQTVGIEQFNEAVERVTAGLEKKNRVMNEDEKIRVAYHEAGHAIVAAALPNTDPVHKVSIIPRGLAALGYTMQRPESDRYLMTKTELESNMKVLLAGTLTEEMTFQDISTGAQNDLERCTEIARSMVMDYGMSRMGRINFRRSSRSAFLASSGGDGYQMNHSEEMAKMIDKEVARIIEDALAQTREILEQRREVLEAVTQRLLDVEAIDSDELMRLIKENSRGPWLVPGTVTEKPRAVMPSVDGDKAKAEAP, from the coding sequence ATGACCGACGATAAGCGAAAGAAATCGAGCAGCAACGAACCACGAAGCGGCGGAAATATGTGGTTGGTGCTCGCGGCGATCGTCTCCGCCGTGCTTTTGAGTACGTTTTTATTTAGTAATAACAGCCACAGGCTACGCTATCCGGACCTCCTGGTCCTGCTGCAAAAGGAAGCGGAAGCCCGCAAATCCGAGTCGTCGGCGGCGGCCGCAGGGGAGACGTCCGAGAAATCCGATTCCCAGTCGGCTGCGGCGAATTCGTCCGACGCAGATACGTCCGATGCGGAACCGTCGGACACGGATCCGGCCGCCGCGGAGCCGTCCGCTGCGGATGTCGCCAGAGCCAGCGACGATGGGCAATCCGAATCGTCCACCGCGGATCCACGGACGTTGGTGGTTTCGTCGATCAATGATCCCACGAAGAAAGTCGAATACAGTCGCCCGCAATACATCAAGGTGTCCGAAGAAAAGATCACTGGCACCGTGATGTATCGTCCGCTGGGGACCAAACCGGCGGTCAAGCCCGAGGCGATTCAATTCGAAACCATTCACGCTTCGGGGAACGAAACCGAGGATCGTCGGCTTGCCGAATTGTTGACCGCTTCGGGCGTGATTTGGGACAACGATCGTCCTAGTCGCTTTTTCGAGCAACATTGGCCCGAGCTGTTGATGATCGGCGTCTTGGTGATGCTTGGCATCATGATGCTGCGGCGGATTGGCGGCGTGGGTTCCCCGATGTCCTTTTCGCGAAGTCGTGGAAAGTTGTACGGTCAAGAAGAATTGCCGTTGACGTTTGCCGACGTGGCGGGGATCGAAGAAGCGGTCGACGAGGTGCGTGAAGTCGTCGACTTTTTGAAAAACAGTGACAAATATCAATCGCTTGGCGGCCGCATTCCCAAGGGAGTGCTGTTGGTTGGCCCTCCCGGGACCGGCAAAACGTTGCTCGCCAAAGCGATTGCAGGCGAAGCCGGGGTGCCGTTTTTCAGTCTTTCCGGTAGCGACTTTGTCGAAATGTTCGTCGGTGTCGGTGCGGCTCGCGTCCGAGACATGTTCCAACAAGCGACCAGCCGGGCGCCTTGCATTATCTTTATCGACGAGTTGGACGCATTGGGAAAAAGCCGCAGCGGCAGCGTCGTCGGCGGGCATGATGAACGCGAACAAACGCTCAACGCGTTGTTGGTCGAGATGGATGGTTTTGATTCCAACTCGGGAGTGATCATTGTCGCGGCCACCAACCGACCGGAAACCTTGGATCCCGCGCTGCTGCGTCCGGGACGATTCGATCGACACGTCTTGGTCGATCGCCCCGATGTCGCTGGTCGCGAAGAAATCTTGAAAGTCCACGTCAAAAATGTGCGGTTGGACGAGAAGGTGGAACTACGCGACATCGCGTCAATCACGCCCGGTTTTGTCGGAGCCGATTTGGCCAACCTCGTCAACGAGGCGGCGCTGTTGGCCGCGCGGGCGGAAAAACAAACGGTGGGAATCGAGCAGTTCAATGAAGCGGTTGAACGAGTGACGGCTGGTTTGGAAAAGAAGAATCGCGTCATGAACGAAGACGAAAAAATTCGTGTCGCGTATCACGAAGCCGGACATGCGATCGTCGCAGCGGCACTGCCCAATACCGATCCCGTTCACAAAGTCAGCATCATTCCGCGTGGCTTGGCCGCATTGGGGTACACGATGCAGCGTCCCGAGTCGGATCGCTATTTGATGACCAAGACCGAATTGGAAAGCAACATGAAAGTGTTGTTGGCCGGAACGTTGACCGAAGAAATGACGTTCCAAGACATCAGCACCGGAGCCCAGAATGATTTGGAACGCTGTACCGAGATTGCACGCAGCATGGTGATGGATTACGGGATGAGCCGGATGGGGCGGATCAATTTTCGCCGCAGTTCGCGATCCGCGTTTTTGGCTAGCAGTGGTGGCGACGGCTACCAAATGAACCACAGCGAAGAAATGGCCAAGATGATCGACAAAGAAGTCGCGCGGATCATCGAAGACGCCCTGGCGCAAACTCGCGAGATTCTCGAACAACGCCGCGAGGTGCTCGAAGCGGTCACGCAGCGACTGCTGGATGTCGAGGCGATCGACAGTGACGAGTTGATGCGGTTGATCAAAGAGAATTCACGCGGACCATGGCTGGTTCCCGGGACCGTCACCGAAAAACCAAGGGCGGTGATGCCATCGGTCGACGGTGACAAAGCGAAAGCCGAAGCCCCGTAA
- a CDS encoding HAMP domain-containing sensor histidine kinase: MTHRLLIALIALIAAPLVLLGWGTSSLLRRQRETAQQQLHTVLQSRLLEIDQSLSEVLAGHARRISAALDRPGNPISRFEQITRHDPVVRQCFFANAKGVIVYPPKPVAEDPEAIAIYAALPAIIASNPGLEISELDRPSGDVSTKLQPTRSQPPQSKSGGKSAAKPAATTVRWQVWYMDEGSQLILWLLKSNGDSIGVLLERARWVSELIAALPDAKSVAIANPAVTKTSATQADSISCTSLVDEAGQIVYRWGSDLETADDPIAVVPLSPPLSSWQLQYNNASPLLPESGSLATMLSISGLAVMLLALGAYVMTSVQRQMHVARSRVSFAGQVSHELRTPLTNIRLYAELAESDLENLPEGDTRETIGRRLRVIDSESRRLGRLVSGVLEMVRDERNVRAPSRKPTDVDKLIDQTLAQFAPRFDTLGIEVQRDADAAGPLCVDPDIIEMVLVNLLSNVEKYAASGKYVRVASSIEGNELVVTVTDRGPGIPRRYHRKIFRPFFRLDDSIHAPSGTGIGLAIAKLAAQRHAGRLTIENVDVGTQFELRVAVDARRCDRSGT; encoded by the coding sequence ATGACGCACCGGCTTCTGATCGCATTGATCGCGTTGATCGCCGCGCCGCTGGTGCTGCTGGGGTGGGGAACCTCGTCACTACTTCGCCGTCAACGCGAAACCGCTCAGCAGCAATTGCACACCGTGCTACAATCTCGCTTGCTTGAAATCGATCAATCGCTATCCGAAGTCCTCGCCGGACACGCGCGGCGGATCAGCGCGGCGCTGGATCGCCCCGGCAATCCGATCAGCAGGTTTGAACAAATCACGCGACACGATCCGGTCGTTCGCCAATGTTTTTTTGCCAATGCAAAAGGCGTGATTGTTTATCCGCCCAAACCAGTTGCTGAGGATCCCGAGGCGATTGCCATTTATGCGGCGTTGCCGGCAATCATCGCGAGTAACCCGGGGCTCGAAATCAGTGAACTGGATCGTCCCAGCGGCGATGTCTCGACCAAACTGCAACCAACGCGATCGCAACCGCCGCAGTCAAAGTCTGGCGGCAAATCCGCCGCCAAGCCTGCGGCCACGACGGTGCGGTGGCAGGTCTGGTACATGGATGAGGGCAGCCAATTGATTCTGTGGCTATTGAAAAGCAACGGCGATTCGATTGGCGTGTTGTTGGAACGTGCCCGTTGGGTTTCCGAACTAATTGCGGCGCTGCCAGACGCCAAGTCGGTTGCGATCGCCAACCCTGCCGTGACGAAAACGTCCGCGACGCAAGCCGATTCAATCAGTTGTACTTCGCTGGTCGACGAAGCGGGCCAAATCGTCTACCGCTGGGGCAGCGATCTTGAAACCGCCGATGATCCGATCGCGGTCGTGCCGCTTTCGCCACCCTTGTCGAGTTGGCAACTTCAATACAACAACGCGTCTCCCTTGCTTCCTGAGTCTGGTTCCCTCGCAACGATGCTGTCGATCTCAGGGTTGGCGGTCATGTTGTTGGCGTTGGGGGCGTACGTGATGACCAGTGTCCAGCGTCAAATGCATGTCGCCCGCAGTCGCGTCAGCTTTGCTGGTCAGGTGTCACACGAGTTGCGGACGCCGTTGACCAATATCCGCTTGTACGCCGAACTGGCCGAATCCGACTTAGAGAACTTGCCTGAGGGGGACACTCGAGAAACGATCGGGCGACGATTGCGGGTGATCGACAGCGAGAGTCGGCGGTTGGGACGATTGGTTTCGGGGGTCTTGGAAATGGTGCGTGACGAACGCAATGTTCGTGCTCCGTCTCGCAAGCCTACCGATGTCGACAAACTAATCGACCAAACGTTGGCCCAGTTTGCACCGCGTTTCGATACGTTGGGAATCGAGGTCCAGCGGGATGCCGATGCTGCAGGGCCGCTTTGTGTGGATCCTGATATCATTGAAATGGTGCTGGTCAATCTGCTCAGCAACGTCGAAAAATATGCTGCTTCGGGAAAGTACGTTCGCGTGGCCTCATCGATCGAGGGAAACGAGTTGGTGGTCACGGTCACGGATCGAGGCCCAGGGATCCCGCGGCGTTATCATCGCAAAATCTTTCGTCCCTTCTTTCGCTTGGATGATTCGATTCATGCACCCAGCGGAACGGGGATTGGGTTGGCGATCGCCAAGCTTGCCGCTCAGCGACACGCAGGGCGATTAACGATCGAAAATGTCGACGTCGGAACCCAATTTGAATTGCGAGTCGCGGTCGATGCACGTCGCTGCGATCGCAGCGGGACATGA